Proteins encoded by one window of Sediminicoccus rosea:
- a CDS encoding hydroxymethylglutaryl-CoA lyase yields MTKSVEIVEVAPRDGFQPIGPWIPTETKAAYIRRLAAAGLRRIEIGSFVSATAIPQLRDTAELLEVAAALRGLRPQVLVPTAKRARDAVAAGAPFLVYVLSASEAHNRSNVRRSVAESAEDYARMLEALPDGIALRINLATAFDCPFDGKMEVAPVLDLIRRLAALRPDVEICLCDTTGRATPDHVAELSASAMAACPEVGAWAYHAHDTYGMGLASTYAAWQAGVRIFDAAAGGLGGCPFAPGATGNVATEDVVWMFERMGVATGVDMAALLPVAADAAALPGASAGGRARAALAAGCG; encoded by the coding sequence ATGACCAAGTCCGTCGAGATCGTCGAGGTCGCGCCGCGCGACGGGTTCCAGCCCATCGGTCCCTGGATCCCGACGGAAACCAAGGCGGCCTATATCCGCCGCCTGGCCGCCGCCGGGTTGCGGCGGATCGAGATCGGTTCCTTCGTCAGCGCCACCGCCATCCCCCAGCTGCGCGACACGGCGGAATTGTTGGAGGTGGCCGCCGCACTGCGTGGCCTGCGCCCGCAGGTGCTGGTGCCCACGGCAAAGCGCGCGCGTGACGCGGTGGCGGCCGGGGCGCCCTTCCTGGTCTATGTCCTCTCCGCCTCCGAGGCGCATAACCGCAGCAATGTCCGCCGCTCCGTCGCGGAATCGGCCGAGGACTACGCGCGGATGCTGGAGGCGCTGCCCGATGGCATCGCGCTGCGCATCAACCTTGCCACCGCCTTTGACTGCCCCTTCGACGGGAAGATGGAAGTCGCCCCCGTGCTGGACCTGATCCGCCGGCTCGCGGCCCTGCGGCCCGATGTGGAAATCTGCCTCTGCGACACGACCGGCCGGGCCACGCCCGACCACGTGGCGGAACTCTCGGCGAGCGCCATGGCGGCCTGTCCGGAGGTTGGCGCCTGGGCCTATCACGCGCATGACACCTACGGGATGGGCCTTGCCTCCACCTATGCGGCCTGGCAGGCGGGTGTGCGGATCTTCGACGCCGCTGCCGGCGGCCTGGGCGGCTGCCCCTTCGCCCCAGGGGCCACCGGCAATGTCGCGACCGAGGATGTGGTGTGGATGTTCGAACGCATGGGGGTTGCGACCGGCGTGGACATGGCCGCGCTGCTGCCCGTGGCCGCCGACGCCGCAGCGCTGCCCGGCGCCTCTGCCGGCGGCCGGGCCCGCGCGGCATTGGCGGCCGGATGCGGGTAA
- the ppdK gene encoding pyruvate, phosphate dikinase: MTQWVYSFGAGHNEGRADMRNLLGGKGANLAEMASIGLPVPPGFTITTEVCTYYYDHGQQYPADLKAAVNAALARVEEAVGLKFGDTERPLLVSVRSGARVSMPGMMDTVLNLGLNDQTVEGLARASGDARFAWDSYRRFIQMFGAVVLNVDHHQFEDIIEGVKLDRGVAEDTALTAEDWKVVASGYKDVVAEATGKPFPQDPHDQLWGAIGAVFGSWMNARANTYRRLHDIPASWGTAVNVQAMVFGNMGEDCATGVCFTRDPSTGENMFYGEYLVNAQGEDVVAGIRTPQPMSSLRAKPGEKPMEEVMPAAYQELVRVRDVLEKHYKDMQDIEFTVQQNKLYMLQTRNGKRTAAASLKIAVDMCAEGLIDKTEAIKRVAPGSLDQLLHPTLDPKAPRKLLSKGLPASPGAACGVVVFSSDEAEMRSQKGESVILVRIETSPEDIHGMHAARGILTTRGGMTSHAAVVARGMGRPCVAGAGGIAVDYAAQALSAGGHVVRAGDVVTLDGATGEIFLGSVPMIEPKLSGDFAKLMEWADGVRRMKVRANAETPLDAETARKFGAEGIGLCRTEHMFFDPARIGAVRQMIMAEHEDGRRAALAKLLPFQRSDFTELFRIMAGLPVTIRLLDPPLHEFLPHTEEEIAEVAVGLGVEASAMQRRAADLSEANPMLGHRGCRLGISYPEIYEMQARAIFEAAIAVAKETGTAPIPEIMIPLVMSKRELDITRGQVEGIAAQVFAEAGTTIEYMVGTMIELPRACLTADSIAESADFFSFGTNDLTQTTFGLSRDDAGKFLPAYVEKNIIPKDPFVSIDPEGVGALVKIAAKKGRRVKPGLKLGICGEHGGDPASVQFCETVKLDYVSCSPYRVPVARLAAAQAALDSAGRTDRTA, from the coding sequence ATGACCCAGTGGGTGTACAGCTTCGGCGCGGGGCACAATGAAGGCCGCGCCGACATGCGCAACCTGTTGGGCGGCAAGGGCGCCAACCTGGCCGAGATGGCCAGCATCGGCCTGCCCGTCCCCCCCGGCTTCACCATCACGACCGAGGTCTGCACCTACTACTACGACCACGGCCAGCAATACCCGGCCGACCTGAAGGCGGCGGTCAACGCCGCCCTCGCGCGGGTGGAAGAGGCCGTGGGCCTGAAGTTCGGCGACACCGAACGGCCGCTGCTCGTCTCCGTCCGCTCGGGCGCCCGCGTCTCCATGCCCGGCATGATGGACACGGTGCTGAACCTCGGCCTGAACGACCAGACGGTGGAGGGCCTGGCCCGCGCCTCGGGCGATGCCCGCTTCGCCTGGGACAGCTATCGCCGCTTCATCCAGATGTTCGGCGCCGTGGTGCTGAACGTGGACCATCACCAGTTCGAGGACATCATCGAGGGCGTGAAGCTCGACCGCGGCGTGGCCGAGGACACGGCGCTGACCGCCGAGGACTGGAAGGTCGTGGCCAGCGGCTACAAGGACGTGGTGGCGGAAGCGACCGGCAAGCCCTTCCCGCAGGACCCGCATGACCAGCTCTGGGGCGCCATCGGCGCGGTCTTCGGCTCCTGGATGAACGCCCGCGCCAACACCTATCGCCGCCTGCACGACATCCCGGCGAGCTGGGGCACGGCGGTCAACGTCCAGGCCATGGTGTTCGGCAATATGGGCGAGGATTGCGCGACGGGCGTCTGCTTCACGCGCGACCCCTCGACCGGCGAGAACATGTTCTACGGCGAGTACCTGGTGAACGCGCAGGGCGAGGATGTGGTGGCCGGCATCCGCACGCCGCAGCCCATGTCGTCGCTCCGCGCCAAGCCCGGCGAGAAGCCGATGGAAGAGGTGATGCCCGCCGCCTACCAGGAACTCGTCCGCGTCCGCGACGTGCTGGAGAAGCACTACAAGGACATGCAGGACATCGAGTTCACGGTGCAGCAGAACAAGCTCTACATGCTGCAGACGCGCAACGGGAAGCGCACCGCGGCCGCCTCGCTCAAGATCGCGGTGGACATGTGCGCCGAGGGGCTGATCGACAAGACGGAGGCCATCAAGCGCGTCGCCCCCGGCTCGCTCGACCAGCTGCTGCACCCGACGCTGGACCCGAAGGCGCCGCGCAAGCTGCTGAGCAAGGGCCTGCCCGCCTCGCCTGGTGCCGCCTGCGGCGTGGTGGTGTTCAGCTCGGACGAGGCCGAGATGCGCTCGCAGAAGGGCGAGAGCGTCATCCTGGTCCGCATCGAGACGAGCCCGGAGGACATCCACGGCATGCACGCGGCCCGCGGCATCCTCACCACGCGCGGCGGCATGACCAGCCACGCCGCCGTGGTGGCGCGCGGCATGGGCCGGCCCTGCGTGGCCGGTGCGGGCGGCATCGCGGTGGATTACGCGGCACAGGCGCTCTCGGCCGGCGGGCATGTCGTCCGCGCGGGTGACGTCGTGACGCTGGATGGCGCGACGGGTGAGATCTTCCTCGGCTCCGTGCCGATGATCGAGCCCAAGCTCTCGGGCGATTTCGCCAAGCTGATGGAATGGGCCGATGGCGTGCGCCGCATGAAGGTGCGCGCCAATGCCGAAACCCCGCTCGATGCCGAGACGGCGCGCAAGTTCGGCGCCGAGGGCATCGGCCTCTGCCGCACCGAGCACATGTTCTTCGACCCCGCGCGCATCGGCGCGGTGCGCCAGATGATCATGGCCGAGCACGAGGATGGCCGTCGCGCGGCGCTGGCCAAGCTGCTGCCCTTCCAGCGCAGCGACTTCACCGAGCTGTTCCGCATCATGGCCGGCCTGCCGGTGACCATCCGCCTGCTCGACCCGCCGCTGCACGAATTCCTGCCCCACACGGAGGAGGAGATCGCCGAAGTGGCCGTCGGCCTTGGCGTCGAGGCCTCGGCCATGCAGCGCCGCGCGGCCGATCTCTCGGAAGCCAACCCGATGCTGGGCCATCGCGGCTGCCGCCTCGGCATCTCCTACCCCGAGATCTACGAGATGCAGGCCCGCGCCATCTTCGAGGCGGCCATCGCCGTCGCGAAGGAGACCGGCACGGCGCCGATCCCCGAGATCATGATCCCGCTCGTCATGTCCAAGCGCGAGCTGGACATCACCCGCGGGCAGGTGGAGGGCATCGCGGCGCAGGTCTTCGCCGAGGCGGGCACCACCATCGAATACATGGTGGGCACCATGATCGAACTGCCGCGCGCCTGCCTGACCGCCGACTCCATCGCCGAATCCGCCGATTTCTTCAGCTTCGGCACCAACGACCTGACGCAGACCACCTTCGGCCTCTCGCGCGATGACGCCGGCAAGTTCCTGCCGGCCTATGTCGAGAAGAACATCATCCCGAAGGACCCCTTCGTCTCCATTGATCCGGAAGGCGTCGGCGCCCTGGTGAAGATCGCCGCCAAGAAGGGCCGGCGCGTGAAGCCGGGCCTCAAGCTCGGCATCTGCGGCGAGCATGGCGGCGACCCGGCCTCGGTGCAGTTCTGCGAGACGGTGAAGCTCGACTACGTCTCCTGCTCGCCCTACCGCGTGCCCGTCGCCCGCCTCGCGGCGGCGCAGGCCGCGCTGGACAGCGCGGGCCGGACCGACCGGACGGCGTGA
- a CDS encoding glycine--tRNA ligase subunit alpha: MTTQPLSFQDMILTLHRYWAAQGCLILQPYDMEMGAGTFHPATTLRALGPKPWSAAYVQPSRRPSDGRYGENPNRLQHYYQYQVIMKPSPRDPQALLLESYKALGLDPALHDIRFVEDDWESPTLGAWGLGWEVWCDGMEVTQFTYFQQVGGIPCEVPSCELTYGLERLAMYIQGVENVYDLDFNGRGVTYGEVFHRAEVEYSAHNFEHADVTLLKRQFEEAEQECHALVARSLALPAYDHCIKASHRFNLLDARGAISVTERAAYIGRVRALAKACCESWLEGAA; encoded by the coding sequence ATGACGACACAGCCGCTCAGCTTCCAGGACATGATCCTGACCCTGCACCGCTACTGGGCGGCGCAGGGCTGCCTCATCCTTCAGCCCTATGACATGGAGATGGGGGCCGGCACCTTCCACCCGGCGACCACACTGCGGGCGCTGGGGCCGAAGCCCTGGTCGGCCGCCTATGTGCAGCCCTCGCGCCGGCCCTCCGACGGGCGCTATGGCGAGAACCCGAACCGGCTGCAGCACTACTACCAGTATCAGGTCATCATGAAGCCGAGCCCGCGCGACCCGCAGGCGCTGCTGCTGGAGAGCTACAAGGCGCTTGGCCTCGATCCGGCGCTGCACGATATCCGCTTCGTCGAGGATGACTGGGAAAGCCCGACGCTGGGCGCCTGGGGCCTGGGCTGGGAGGTCTGGTGCGACGGGATGGAGGTGACGCAGTTCACCTATTTCCAGCAGGTGGGCGGCATCCCCTGCGAGGTCCCGTCCTGCGAGCTGACCTACGGGCTGGAGCGCCTGGCCATGTACATCCAGGGCGTCGAGAACGTCTATGACCTCGACTTCAACGGCCGCGGCGTGACCTATGGCGAGGTGTTCCACCGCGCCGAGGTGGAATACAGCGCCCACAACTTCGAACATGCCGACGTGACGCTGCTGAAGCGGCAATTCGAGGAGGCGGAGCAGGAATGCCACGCCCTCGTCGCGCGGAGCCTGGCGCTGCCCGCCTATGACCACTGCATCAAGGCGAGCCACCGCTTCAACCTGCTGGATGCGCGCGGCGCCATCAGCGTGACCGAGCGCGCCGCCTATATCGGCCGCGTGCGCGCGCTGGCGAAGGCCTGCTGCGAAAGCTGGCTGGAAGGGGCCGCCTGA
- the glyS gene encoding glycine--tRNA ligase subunit beta produces MPELLIELLTEEIPARMQARAAEDLCRLIKPALAPLLQGEARGFHGPRRIGLVADMALSAETAAKEERGPRIGAPEQALAGFLKKHNATADMLVEQNGFLVLVKPGETITAEALLMKALPELLWAFPWPKSMRWGVSQFTWVRPLQRILCLLGGRVVPVRLARGEDAAHRLIASDVTEGHRVHAPGAITVAGHADYLAQLRAHYVVADAAERLAMIREGVAALAAEKGLEVVPDEGLLAEVAGLVEWPVPLLGRIDDAFMDLPPEVMRTSMRVNQRYFALRHPDGRAAPWFALVANISASDGGAALVAGNERVLRARLSDARFFWDQDRKQRLEDFLPKLEGVVFHAKLGTQAQRVERIAKLAAHLAPMVGADPALADRAARLAKADLASGMVGEFPELQGIMGGYYARLQGEDPRVADAIAQHYRPLGPTDEVPREPVAIAVALADKIDQLAGFFIIGEKPSGSGDPYALRRAALGLIRIVREARLRLPLRVPFLEHSAAVIGQIYNTHVTAAQHELDRLDEAFPWLGLKALPIGGNVIPEEEGHGPLYRYAQYRDETSGALREFIAERLRVQLRAEGARHDIIAASLVGDDDILRILARADALQGLVESEDGTNLLAAYKRAQNILRIEEKKDGPHGGPVDEALLALPQEQALNAALTSAEASVAMALEAEDFAAAMGSLAALRAPVDAFFELTMVNDPVPSLRQNRLRLLSRLRRAMDQVADLSKIES; encoded by the coding sequence ATGCCCGAATTGCTCATCGAACTCCTCACCGAGGAAATCCCCGCGCGCATGCAGGCGCGGGCCGCCGAAGACCTGTGCCGCCTCATCAAGCCGGCCCTGGCGCCCCTGCTCCAGGGCGAGGCGCGCGGCTTCCATGGCCCGCGCCGCATCGGCCTCGTCGCCGACATGGCCCTCTCCGCCGAGACGGCGGCGAAGGAGGAGCGCGGGCCGCGCATCGGCGCGCCGGAACAGGCGCTGGCCGGCTTCCTCAAGAAGCACAACGCGACGGCGGACATGCTGGTCGAGCAGAACGGCTTCCTGGTCCTCGTGAAGCCGGGCGAGACCATCACGGCCGAGGCACTGCTGATGAAGGCGCTGCCCGAGCTTCTCTGGGCCTTCCCCTGGCCCAAGAGCATGCGCTGGGGCGTCAGCCAGTTCACCTGGGTGCGCCCCCTGCAGCGCATCCTCTGCCTGCTGGGCGGGCGCGTGGTGCCGGTCCGCCTCGCCCGCGGCGAGGATGCCGCGCATCGCCTCATCGCGAGCGACGTGACCGAGGGCCACCGCGTGCATGCGCCGGGCGCCATCACCGTGGCCGGCCATGCCGACTACCTGGCGCAGCTGCGCGCGCATTACGTGGTGGCCGACGCCGCCGAGCGCCTGGCGATGATCCGCGAGGGCGTCGCAGCACTCGCCGCCGAAAAGGGGCTGGAGGTGGTGCCCGATGAGGGCCTGCTGGCCGAGGTCGCGGGCCTCGTCGAATGGCCGGTGCCGCTGCTGGGCCGCATTGACGACGCCTTCATGGACCTGCCGCCCGAGGTGATGCGCACCTCCATGCGCGTGAACCAGCGCTATTTCGCGCTGCGCCACCCCGATGGCCGGGCCGCGCCCTGGTTCGCGCTGGTGGCGAACATCTCCGCGAGTGATGGCGGCGCGGCGCTGGTGGCCGGGAATGAGCGCGTGCTGCGCGCCCGCCTCTCCGATGCGCGCTTCTTCTGGGACCAGGACCGCAAGCAACGCCTGGAAGATTTCCTGCCGAAGCTGGAGGGCGTGGTCTTCCACGCCAAGCTCGGCACCCAGGCGCAGCGCGTCGAGCGCATCGCGAAGCTCGCGGCGCACCTGGCCCCCATGGTCGGCGCCGATCCGGCCCTGGCGGACCGCGCGGCCCGGCTGGCCAAGGCGGACCTCGCCTCGGGCATGGTCGGCGAATTCCCGGAATTGCAGGGCATCATGGGCGGCTACTACGCCCGCCTGCAGGGCGAGGATCCGCGCGTGGCCGATGCCATCGCCCAGCATTATCGCCCGCTGGGGCCGACCGACGAGGTGCCGCGGGAGCCGGTGGCGATCGCCGTCGCGCTGGCCGACAAGATCGATCAGCTGGCCGGCTTCTTCATCATCGGCGAGAAGCCGAGCGGCAGCGGCGATCCCTATGCCCTGCGGCGCGCGGCCCTCGGCCTCATCCGGATCGTGCGCGAGGCGCGGCTCAGGCTTCCCCTGCGCGTGCCCTTCCTGGAGCACAGCGCGGCCGTGATCGGCCAGATCTACAACACCCATGTCACCGCCGCGCAGCATGAGCTGGACCGGCTGGACGAGGCCTTCCCCTGGCTCGGGCTCAAGGCGCTGCCGATCGGCGGCAATGTCATCCCGGAGGAGGAGGGGCACGGCCCGCTCTATCGCTACGCCCAGTACCGGGACGAGACGAGCGGCGCGCTGCGCGAATTCATCGCCGAGCGCCTGCGCGTCCAGCTCCGCGCCGAGGGCGCCCGGCATGACATCATCGCCGCCAGCCTGGTCGGCGATGACGACATCCTGCGCATCCTGGCCCGCGCGGATGCGCTGCAGGGCCTGGTCGAGTCGGAGGACGGCACCAACCTGTTGGCCGCCTACAAGCGCGCCCAGAACATCCTCCGCATCGAGGAGAAGAAGGACGGCCCGCATGGCGGCCCGGTGGACGAGGCGCTGCTGGCCCTGCCGCAGGAGCAGGCGTTGAACGCGGCCCTCACCTCGGCCGAGGCCAGCGTCGCAATGGCCCTGGAGGCCGAGGATTTCGCCGCCGCCATGGGCAGCCTCGCCGCGCTGCGCGCCCCGGTGGATGCCTTCTTCGAGTTGACCATGGTCAATGATCCGGTCCCCTCGTTACGGCAGAACCGTTTGCGGCTATTGTCACGGCTCAGGCGCGCCATGGACCAAGTGGCGGACCTGTCCAAGATCGAATCCTGA